In Deltaproteobacteria bacterium, the sequence CGAAACCTCTCCAACGTGGAGCTCTCCTTCGACCTGGCTCCTGCCAGTGGGGGTCCCGATGCGCTGGCCTTCGAGATCGGGGAGGGGCCCTGGGTGATCTCGCCGCGGTCGAGCCACGAGATCCCCGTGACCTTCGCTCCTACCGAGGAGCGCGCCTACGCTGCCTTGCTCGGCTGGACCTCGACCGACCCTCGTTCTCGTAGTGGCAGCCTGCCGCTCCTCGGTTCCGGCGGAGGACCGGAGCCTCTCGTCCTGCCCACGCGGCTCGACTTCGGTGAGGCGGCCCTCGCGACGCGCCGCCAGGCCGAGCTCGTCGTCTCGAATACCGGCACCTCGGTGCTGCGACTGGAGTCGGCCGCCTTCTCCACCCCGGAGGCGTTCTCCCTGCTGACGCCGCTCCCCCTCGCGGTGGAACCGGGTGCGCTGGAGAGAGTCGAGGTGGCGTTCGAACCGGGTGTGCCGGGTGCTCACACCTCCACGCTCCAGCTCGAGACCAACGACATCGACACTCCCCGGCTGGAGATCCCCCTCACGGGGACCGGGATCGTGCTCCCGGCCTGCGAGGTGGAGGTCCACCCCCCGGCGCTCACCTTCGGGGTGAGCGCGGACGGGTGGCCGCTGCGGCGCCAGATCGTGGTGCGAAACGGGGGCTTGCTCGGCGACTGCCTGGTGGCCGACTGGCGGATCTCCGGCGCGGACGCCGGCACCTTCACGCTCGATGGACCGATCGGTGGCAGCGCGAGGCTCGCGCCGGGAGAGCGGCTGGTGTTCGGAGTGGAGGCCACGCTCCCCGAGGTCGGCAGCTTTTCCGCCCTCTGGACGGCCTACGTCTCACGCCCGGGGGAGGATCGAATCAGCGTCCCCCTCACCGCGCATCGCGTGGATACCGAGCTCTTCGTGGCGCCCGCTCCACTCGACTTCGGCGCCGCGCGGCCGGGTTGCGTCCGGGCCGAGCGCAGCGTCTGCCTCCACGACGCGGGCAACCTGGGGGCCCGTGTACTGGACGCCGGCGTCTCGACCACGGGGCCCGCGGACGCCTTCTTCCTCAGCGCCCTGCCCCCCGAGCTGGGGACGCCTGCCGGATACACCTTGGGTGCAGGGGAATCCCTCTGCGTGGGGGTGTCCTATCTGCCGACCGTCCCCAGTGGGTCCGAATACGGGGCGCTTCGTTTCGAGGTGGAGGGCCAGCCCGGCCCCTTCGTGGTCGGTCTTCGTGGTCTGGCAACCTCCCTGACCGGATTGAGCGAGCGCTTCAGCCTCCCCGGGGCGGCTCCTGGTCCGAAGGCAACGCTCTTCGTGGTGGATGTGTCAGCCTCGATGTACGCGGAGGAGGGGAGCTTCGTCGCAGGTGCCCCGATCTACTTCGACCGGCTCTCGAACTCCAGTTCGAACTATGCCATTGCCGTGACCAATATGGAGACGATCCAGGAGGGCGGTCGGTTTCACCCGCTGGATGACGCTCGTCCAAGAGTCGTCACACCGGCGCTCGCCGATCCCCGGGGGGCGTTCCTCGCAACCGTCGCAGAGCTTGCGGCTACCAATCTCTTCAATAGCGAGCTCGGAATGGAGGCCACATTCCTCGCCTTCTCGACCGCGGCCCTGACCACCACCAACCAGGGCTTCCTCTCGCCGGAGGGACCACTTCACATCGTGTTCGTCTCGGACAACGACGACTGGTCTCCGCGAGACGACCTTCTCTACGCTCACTTCCTGGAAGCCCTCGTGGGGCGCGAGGTGTCCTCCCTTACGGTCTCGGCGGTCGTGACGCCGCCAGAGGGTTGCCCGCTGCCCTCCGACACGACCGAGCTCGTGGGTCACCGCTACATCGGTCTGGCCGGGCGCTTCGGGGGCATCGTCCGCCCCGTCTGCTCGGAGGCCGACTGGAGCGAGACCATGACCGCGCTCGCCGACGTCTCCACCGGGAGCCGCTGGCACTTTCCACTCTCCGACCAGCCCGTTCCGGCTTCCATCGCCGTGTTCGTGGAGCAGCGCGGCGGTCAGCGGCTCCCGCTCACGGGGTGGATCCACGACCCGGCTCGCAATAGCGTGGATTTTCCTGAGACTGGTCCTGCTCCGGAAGGCGAAGCGGTCGTCATCGAATACGAGCCGATCTGTCTCTGAAACTCGAGAGCGGTCGGGCTGAAGAGGGATGACTGACGCCTAGAAGACGTGGCCGAGATCGAGGTAGAAGCCGGTCGTGCCGTCGGTGGGGGAGACGCCGTAGTCGGCGCGCACCAGGAAGGTCTTGCCCCAGAGGAGGCGCAGGCCGCCGCCCAGACCCATCCCCAGGCGGGGCGGGCCCTCGATGCTGCGGCGCAGGGGATCGGCGAAGACCAGGCCGAGGTCCGAGAAGGCCAGGGCCCGCAGCTCGAGGTTGGTCAGCACCTTCCCCAGCCCGTGGAAGCGGCGGGCGAGCACCCCCCGCAGGCCGATGGCTCCGCCGGTGGCGCTGAAGGGCCTCGGCCCGCCGATCTCCGAGAGCTCGTAGAAGGGGGGGCGCCCGAGGATCAGGTCCCCGGCCAGGCGAAGGGCGGCGGAGAGGCGCCCCGGCCAGAGGGTCCGGTAGAGGCGCAGATCGGCGGTGAGCCCGCCCCAGAGCAGCGCCCGTACGGCAAGGGACCCCATCGGGGGAAGATAGCGAAAAAGAGAAGGCCCCGACGAGCAGGGTGCTCGTCGGGGCCTTCGAGTGGCGTCCCCGGGGGGAATCGAACCCCCGTTGCCGGCTTGAAAGGCCAGCGTCCTGGGCCACTAGACGACGGGGACCTATTCGAGATTGGTGGGTTGCAGAGGAGTCGAACCTCTGACCGATGGATTAAAAGTCCACTGCTCTACCAACTGAGCTAGCAACCCGCTTTCGTCACGAGGGGGTCTACTTTACGACCTTGACGGCGAACTCGCCCGTCTTTCCCTCCAGATTCACGTCGACGACGGTCTCACCGATGGCCTGGGCCCAGACGCCGCCCTGACCGTCGATGGTGACGATGCCCTCGTCGCGGGGCTTCAGGAAGATCTGCCGGTCCACGACCTTGGTGCCCTGGTAGTCGAAGGCCTCGATCTTCGGGACCACCCGCTCGGCGGCCTCGAGGGAGAGCTCCAGCGCCTTGTCGTGGATGACGATCTTCTCGACGAGGTTCACCCGCACCAGGACCCGGCCCTCGAGCTTGTCGGCCCGGGCGTAGACGTAGGCGGTGCCCGAGCCGGTGGCCTGGGCGCGGCCCTGCATGTCGATCTCCACGACGTCGGGCTTCTCGGAGACCCAGTCGAAGAGGACCTCGGGGTAGTAGTGCCCCTGCTGGTCCATCGCCCGGGCCTTGAGCTGCAGGGCCTGCCCCTTCCGGACGAACTGGACGTCCGTGGGCTCGACCTCGATGTAGCTGGGCCCCTTGCAGCCGGCGGCGGCGAGCAGGGTGGCCACTCCGAGGCCGATCAGGGTGTTGAGGTGGGTCGTCGTGTGCATGGTTCACCCCCGTGAAATCGAAGAACGCCTCGGTATCACGGCGGCGAGCGGCCTCGCAAGCGAGGGGGCACTTTCGTGAGCTTTGGGGTACCCTCCGGGGCATGAAGAGCGCCGGGATGGGACGGAGCGCGCTCGTTGGAGCGCTGGGTTTCACGCTTTGCCTCGGGGCCATGGGCTGCACCGAGAAGGGGCTCTACGGCCTCGAGCTGGGGGTCCCCCTCCCGGCGGCCCAAGCGGCCTACGCGCCGGCCGTGGCGGGGGGGAGCTGGTCCCGGGAGGGCAGCCGGGCGGTGATCGAGGGCGAGAAGCTGCTCCCCAACCGCACCGAGCTCTTCCTCGACGGCGAGACGGTGATCGGCCTGCGGATGCGCTTCGACAAGTCGGGCATCGTGGCGGCGAACGAGCACCCGGTGACCCTGCCCCAGACCTTCCTGAACAAGCAGCAACCGGAGGGGGCGGCGGGGCCCTTCGAGCACAGCGGCATGAAGTTCTGGATGGACGCCACCACCCTCTACGGCTTCGCCAAGGACGGGGACGGCTTCACGATCGAGCGCCACACCCGCGCGGGCCTCGGGGCCGGCGGCGAGGGCTGCGACGCGGCCGCCGAGGTCGCCCGGCGCCTGGCCTCGGAGACGGCGAAGGCCTTCGGCGAGGACGGCGCCCGCACGAGGGACGAGCGCCTGGCCGAGGCCGCCCGCCTGCGCCCGCTCGCGGCGGCCGCCGAGCTGCTCTGCCCCGAGTCGAGCGGCGTGCTCACGGTCGTCGGTGACTTCTTCCGGGCCTCCGGCGCTGCCAACGGCGCCCTCGAGCGCTACAAGAAGGCGATGAAGGTGGCGGACGGCTGGGGGGTCGCCTCGATCTCCGACGCGCACGCCGGCATCGGCGCCGTGAGCTTCCAGTACCGCAAGGACGAGGAGGCCGCCGAGCACTACCGCCTGGCCATCGAGCGCTCCAGCGACTCGGGGCAGCGGGCGAAGGTTTCCCGCGCCTACGCCGACGACCTCCACCAGCGGGAGCGCTACGGCGAGGCGGCGAAGTACTACGCCACCTACCTGGAGAACACGGCCTCGACCGACCAGAGCGACCTGGCCCGGGTCCACGCCCGCCTCCTGAGCACGACCATCGAGCAGCCGGGCGGCTGCAAGAAGGCCGAGCCGATCGCCGAGAAGGGCCTCGCCCTCGATCAGGCCAAGGAGCGCTCCCGGGCGGCGATGCTGGCCGCCGAGGCCTTCCGGATCATCGCCTGCGATCCCAAGAAGAAGAAGGACGGCTACAAGCGCCTCGAGGAGGCGGTGAAGCTCGATCCCCTGATGGCCGCCGAGTGGTCCCGCTTGACCGCCTACTACGACCGCGAGGCGCAGGACGAGTGGGTCCTGAAGACCATGGTCGAGAACGGCTGGCTCG encodes:
- a CDS encoding choice-of-anchor D domain-containing protein, with product MRPRATALAILLLLTGCDGLGLGVSGEDLLVEPEALDFGMQEVGRVVGREVSITNLSRSAVELSLRVDPGTEGATFGVDPEELRLEAGTTGTVLVEYLPVLGASEATLVLAHRGKTLESLPVSGSGAIPTLRIEPEAIDFELVLIGTAESIPFAVRNEGPILARFTPRVVPAEGAFALGSTPDAIELAVGDEVELDLRFAPSVEGVQGGWLELVPCTGCEVVRAALEGEGIRSGLVLSPSSLDFGAVTLGEARTLPLELRNLSNVELSFDLAPASGGPDALAFEIGEGPWVISPRSSHEIPVTFAPTEERAYAALLGWTSTDPRSRSGSLPLLGSGGGPEPLVLPTRLDFGEAALATRRQAELVVSNTGTSVLRLESAAFSTPEAFSLLTPLPLAVEPGALERVEVAFEPGVPGAHTSTLQLETNDIDTPRLEIPLTGTGIVLPACEVEVHPPALTFGVSADGWPLRRQIVVRNGGLLGDCLVADWRISGADAGTFTLDGPIGGSARLAPGERLVFGVEATLPEVGSFSALWTAYVSRPGEDRISVPLTAHRVDTELFVAPAPLDFGAARPGCVRAERSVCLHDAGNLGARVLDAGVSTTGPADAFFLSALPPELGTPAGYTLGAGESLCVGVSYLPTVPSGSEYGALRFEVEGQPGPFVVGLRGLATSLTGLSERFSLPGAAPGPKATLFVVDVSASMYAEEGSFVAGAPIYFDRLSNSSSNYAIAVTNMETIQEGGRFHPLDDARPRVVTPALADPRGAFLATVAELAATNLFNSELGMEATFLAFSTAALTTTNQGFLSPEGPLHIVFVSDNDDWSPRDDLLYAHFLEALVGREVSSLTVSAVVTPPEGCPLPSDTTELVGHRYIGLAGRFGGIVRPVCSEADWSETMTALADVSTGSRWHFPLSDQPVPASIAVFVEQRGGQRLPLTGWIHDPARNSVDFPETGPAPEGEAVVIEYEPICL